A section of the Paenibacillus aurantius genome encodes:
- a CDS encoding acyltransferase family protein: MRNYYPGITLFKLAGCLLVLLAHVFLLRYLNVIPGKQLQFVLLLGRVIVPCFYVTAGFLAYQGWSHAADPRRYAGRYLKRLSLLYLLFCLLFAAQHTIPELVRGGFGPTAILNQAKILVIMFLVNGPFVQFWFIPPLLFGIAAAYLLWRAGRLRLAGLLALGSFLVIQLLGGSLRPHGGLVPVLLPFLNADQAGYLELALTRYAGFGFPFVMAGVLLGRYEQAFLRVRLRPYLLPLIGLNAAEAWFLMRYAEWSPDYRLALSLLPNTLLLFYGILKVRSQAVRRYHGWINRFAVATFCAHIPLMALNLYVLNWSVESMSGWQDLAYLALTLVECLLVTYLAGRRWRRQAGKPAGRKAALG; this comes from the coding sequence ATGCGTAACTACTACCCGGGCATTACCCTGTTCAAGCTGGCGGGCTGTCTTCTCGTGCTGCTCGCGCACGTGTTCCTTCTCCGGTACCTGAATGTCATTCCCGGTAAGCAGCTGCAGTTCGTTCTGCTCCTGGGCCGCGTCATCGTTCCGTGCTTCTACGTGACGGCGGGCTTCCTCGCCTACCAGGGCTGGTCCCACGCGGCCGATCCGCGCCGGTATGCGGGCCGCTACCTGAAGCGGCTCAGCCTGCTCTATCTCCTGTTCTGCCTGCTATTTGCGGCGCAGCATACGATTCCCGAGCTTGTCCGGGGAGGCTTCGGCCCCACGGCCATTCTCAACCAAGCGAAGATTCTGGTGATTATGTTCTTGGTGAACGGGCCGTTCGTCCAGTTCTGGTTTATCCCCCCGCTGCTCTTCGGCATCGCGGCGGCCTATCTTCTGTGGCGCGCCGGCCGTCTTCGCCTAGCGGGCCTGCTTGCCCTGGGGAGCTTCCTCGTCATTCAACTTCTCGGAGGAAGCTTACGTCCGCACGGCGGGTTGGTTCCAGTCCTTCTGCCTTTCCTGAATGCCGACCAGGCGGGGTATCTCGAGCTCGCCTTGACCCGGTATGCCGGCTTCGGCTTCCCTTTTGTTATGGCGGGCGTTCTGCTGGGCCGTTATGAGCAGGCTTTCCTGCGTGTCCGGCTTCGGCCCTATCTTCTTCCGCTCATCGGGCTCAATGCAGCCGAGGCCTGGTTTCTGATGAGGTATGCCGAGTGGAGCCCGGATTACCGGCTCGCCCTCAGCCTGCTGCCGAATACCCTGCTTCTGTTTTACGGCATTCTGAAGGTGAGAAGCCAGGCCGTCCGCCGTTACCACGGGTGGATCAACCGGTTTGCCGTCGCCACCTTCTGCGCCCACATTCCCTTAATGGCCCTAAACCTCTATGTGCTTAATTGGAGTGTGGAGAGCATGAGCGGATGGCAGGATCTCGCTTATCTCGCCCTGACGCTGGTCGAATGCCTGCTCGTTACCTATCTCGCCGGAAGGCGGTGGAGGAGACAAGCCGGCAAGCCTGCCGGAAGGAAAGCGGCACTCGGCTAA
- a CDS encoding ABC transporter permease produces MKSDHPGAGTEWTGAPGLMSPAAGRTAWKAVLGTLRRYHWLYLMMIPGLLYYLIYHYIPMAGLVIAFKDYNLMQGIGKSPWVGLEHFREVFRSPDFPLLLKNTLTLSLYRIVFNMLPDVILALVLNEIRVRWFKQLMQTVTYGPYFLSWIIVYGLTFAFLAPESGLITTWVRDHMGISLQLLTDKEWFRPILLMTDIWKNTGFGAIIYLAALATINQELYEAAVVDGAGRWKQLWHVTLPGIRDVFLMLLILRIGHILDAGFEQVYIFLNARVYEVGDIIDTWVFRRGIENLDFSTAATVGLFKSMVGFILVVTANKVAKKFGGSGIW; encoded by the coding sequence ATGAAGAGCGACCATCCGGGAGCCGGTACCGAATGGACAGGAGCCCCCGGGCTTATGTCCCCGGCCGCCGGCAGAACCGCATGGAAGGCCGTCCTGGGTACCTTGAGAAGGTACCACTGGTTATATTTGATGATGATTCCCGGACTGCTGTACTACCTGATCTACCATTATATCCCCATGGCGGGACTCGTCATTGCTTTCAAGGATTACAATCTGATGCAGGGCATAGGGAAGAGCCCGTGGGTGGGACTGGAGCATTTCCGCGAGGTCTTCCGTTCCCCTGACTTTCCTCTACTGCTTAAGAATACCCTCACCCTCAGCCTGTACCGCATTGTGTTCAATATGCTTCCCGACGTCATCCTGGCGCTTGTTCTGAATGAAATCCGCGTCCGCTGGTTCAAGCAGCTTATGCAGACCGTCACGTACGGGCCGTATTTTCTTTCCTGGATCATTGTCTATGGGTTGACCTTCGCCTTCCTTGCCCCCGAATCGGGCCTGATCACTACTTGGGTCCGGGACCACATGGGGATCTCGCTCCAGCTGCTGACCGACAAGGAATGGTTCCGGCCGATCCTGCTCATGACTGACATCTGGAAGAACACGGGCTTCGGCGCCATTATCTATCTGGCGGCCCTCGCTACGATCAACCAGGAGCTCTATGAGGCGGCGGTCGTCGACGGGGCCGGACGCTGGAAGCAGCTGTGGCATGTGACGCTGCCCGGGATCCGCGATGTGTTTCTCATGCTGCTGATTCTTAGAATCGGCCACATTCTCGATGCCGGTTTCGAGCAGGTGTACATCTTCCTGAATGCCCGAGTCTACGAGGTGGGCGATATTATCGACACGTGGGTTTTCCGCAGGGGGATCGAGAATTTGGATTTCAGTACGGCCGCCACGGTCGGCTTGTTCAAATCCATGGTCGGCTTTATCCTTGTCGTTACGGCCAACAAGGTCGCCAAGAAATTCGGCGGCTCTGGAATCTGGTAG
- a CDS encoding carbohydrate ABC transporter permease: MSYVLKKTKADRAVDTVLYSGLALFGLATLFPLYYVMVMSVTPIAEVLRNGGFVLWPDRITLDAYRYIFASDRIPDALSITVTVTLLGTLCNLVITSLLAYPLSKKYLPGRNAVLVSIVFTMLFSGGLIPLYLVVSATGLLNTIWALIIPGLVSSFNMLIMKSYFENLPAEVEEAAKVDGCSDLQTLLRIVLPLSMPIVATLGLFYGVNHWNAYFGGIMYLTDKSLMPIQVVLRSMILTPSVSQELGLNVQDLQQLPPETIKMAAVVVATLPILIVYPFLQKYFVKGMLLGSIKG; this comes from the coding sequence ATGTCCTATGTCCTGAAGAAGACCAAAGCGGACCGGGCCGTCGATACCGTTCTCTACTCGGGCCTGGCCCTTTTCGGACTCGCCACTCTATTTCCTCTCTATTATGTGATGGTCATGTCGGTGACTCCGATCGCGGAGGTTCTCCGCAACGGCGGGTTCGTGCTCTGGCCGGACCGGATTACGCTCGATGCTTACCGGTACATCTTCGCAAGCGACCGCATCCCGGACGCCCTTAGCATCACGGTCACGGTGACGCTGCTCGGCACGCTGTGCAACCTGGTGATCACTTCTCTGCTCGCTTATCCGCTCTCCAAAAAGTACCTGCCCGGCCGCAACGCCGTGCTGGTCAGTATCGTGTTCACCATGCTCTTCTCCGGAGGGCTGATTCCCCTTTACCTGGTCGTCAGTGCCACAGGCCTGCTTAATACGATCTGGGCCCTCATCATTCCCGGGCTTGTCTCTTCGTTCAATATGCTCATCATGAAAAGCTATTTCGAGAACCTGCCCGCCGAGGTCGAGGAGGCCGCCAAGGTAGACGGCTGCTCGGACCTCCAGACGCTGCTGCGCATCGTGCTGCCGCTGTCGATGCCGATCGTCGCCACCCTCGGCTTGTTTTACGGCGTTAATCACTGGAACGCTTACTTCGGCGGGATCATGTACCTGACGGACAAGTCGCTCATGCCGATCCAAGTGGTGCTGAGAAGCATGATCCTGACGCCCAGCGTCAGCCAGGAGCTCGGCCTTAACGTCCAGGACCTTCAGCAGCTGCCTCCGGAGACCATCAAGATGGCCGCCGTCGTGGTCGCCACCCTGCCCATTCTGATCGTCTACCCGTTCCTTCAGAAGTATTTCGTAAAAGGCATGCTGCTTGGCTCCATTAAAGGGTGA
- a CDS encoding zinc-dependent alcohol dehydrogenase, with product MKAIINDRGQVKVADEPLPQVKSHYILVKTLYSAISPGTELTSLSRMPENSASLGYSAAGIAVAVGDGVEGIGVNQSVACYGSPYVKHAEYLLVPKHLAVPVPEQVKLREASTAGLGAIAIHALRQAQLSFGETVVVVGLGILGQIMARIAGAACARVVAFDLLPERCEAIVGVDGIQVCRTMEELRETVAEATNGKGADSVFHCAGGKQKELLDESFDWLRDRGRIVIVGDMYMEFTRGKMFLKEAQVLISRAAGPGRYDEAYERDGCDYPIGYVRWTEERNLAEYIRLLAERRIDVSGLITNCVSVGEAWQVYEQYRHNPGSLLGAVISYGSAGSS from the coding sequence ATGAAAGCCATCATTAATGATAGAGGTCAGGTTAAAGTAGCCGATGAGCCCCTGCCGCAAGTGAAGAGCCATTATATCCTGGTCAAAACCCTGTATTCCGCGATCAGTCCGGGAACGGAGCTTACCTCCCTGAGCCGGATGCCGGAGAATTCGGCTTCTCTTGGCTACAGCGCCGCCGGAATCGCCGTTGCCGTCGGTGACGGGGTGGAGGGAATCGGGGTTAACCAAAGCGTGGCCTGCTATGGAAGCCCTTATGTCAAGCACGCGGAATATCTGCTCGTTCCTAAGCATCTGGCAGTTCCTGTTCCGGAGCAGGTCAAGCTGAGGGAGGCCTCCACCGCCGGCTTGGGGGCCATTGCCATTCATGCTCTACGACAGGCTCAGCTGAGCTTCGGGGAAACCGTCGTGGTCGTCGGCCTCGGCATCCTCGGCCAGATTATGGCGAGGATCGCGGGAGCCGCCTGCGCCCGAGTGGTGGCTTTCGATCTATTGCCCGAACGGTGCGAAGCAATCGTTGGGGTAGACGGAATCCAAGTGTGCCGGACAATGGAAGAGCTGCGGGAGACCGTGGCGGAGGCCACGAACGGGAAGGGAGCGGACAGTGTCTTTCACTGTGCGGGCGGCAAGCAGAAGGAGCTGCTGGATGAGAGCTTTGACTGGCTGCGGGACCGGGGGCGTATCGTCATTGTCGGAGACATGTACATGGAGTTTACGAGGGGCAAAATGTTTCTGAAGGAGGCCCAGGTGCTCATCTCCCGCGCCGCCGGCCCCGGCCGGTATGATGAGGCGTACGAAAGGGACGGCTGCGATTACCCGATCGGGTATGTCCGGTGGACGGAGGAACGGAACCTGGCGGAGTATATCCGGCTGCTTGCCGAGCGGCGAATTGATGTAAGCGGTTTAATTACGAACTGCGTTTCGGTTGGGGAAGCCTGGCAGGTTTACGAGCAGTACCGGCATAACCCGGGATCCCTGCTTGGTGCCGTCATCTCGTACGGTTCCGCCGGGTCCTCCTGA
- a CDS encoding FIMAH domain-containing protein, whose product MRTRKSGSGRAWTGTLLAMLVMAASVGGAPNRVSAQTGAQQAVPNLLANPGFEQVSEAGEEIPRWTVYRGADGTVKPGVSAEVTDETSASGAYSLSVQDNNTSAAIVVYSDPIEVTAGQSYKLGLKTKGASGTVYAAVRFYKKATDNPISAFIAKPPLMTLASSLSWLEMSLDAPAPADAAFARVLLYTTSAAKGSASVDDVAFSVKSDVPANPIPFKLTNLGPQVHTINTHRAALGKDASGNPVAYSTMVGIPAKLLVIDVKTEKLIAAVPIEDTVNGTSYSCTYVRGLSVQPDGTVYMAGTPSNLFKYVPGASKVNFVSKVTGTQVFDMKNGPEGTLIGGTYSRSEAFEFNLLTGTNTNLGRIMDNESYAYSVAYDEQRNDAYFGIGAHAHLIKYDRDTQTKTEIPIPERYQSSQFIYDMTVAGDKLFMRFSPGLTVAMDLNTGQFDEVDGNVTSRLVSPKAPSDNRIYYTSESKLGYYDTLTKQYVSLEVETQGDMNGFGFAQLNDPQYPGDTLIGVTREGRLFKYNPTTGLAKSIRLGIEGVPTELQTVEVGPDGLVHTSGYLSGGTAIFNPFTGETEEFTNETLGDNQKLPGSQTDRIYHYGDKVYYVNYSNMNVYEFDPAKPWNRLDPVSPNPRLLFTASDVGYQDRGLAGIMMEDGKLAIGTVPKYGHLGGALAIYDTVTDEREVYWNIVDQQSVTAVTYKDGLIYGGSNIWGGLGADPVATEAKLFIWDVQSKQKVFEMTPVPGAKGITALIAGPDGNIWGSAEGYLFIFDPVTRQVIHTQLLMPRSYASAVWRDTQFEIGTDGNVYGVQANQFFVIDAATKEMKVIRNVGKRNWLSQDAYGNFYLTEGADLLKLTIPSLILQPTGAELSLSRTTLTRGESSDPAISALFPQGRSITHLEKRAPVYTSSHPDVAAVENGKLVALNPGTAEISAEVVLDGVTLVTNRVTVTVSVTLDSLEKELQGYLEKGDVAAESSEVLRNALRQARHFVEKGQPVQARHQLELFAKQLTVKDNQHRLDETAASILSADAAALSASLEIPS is encoded by the coding sequence ATGAGGACGAGGAAATCAGGAAGCGGGAGGGCATGGACAGGCACCCTCCTGGCCATGCTGGTGATGGCAGCGTCGGTGGGGGGAGCGCCAAACCGGGTGTCCGCGCAAACCGGAGCCCAGCAGGCTGTGCCGAATCTGCTGGCCAATCCCGGCTTTGAGCAGGTGAGCGAAGCGGGGGAGGAGATTCCCCGCTGGACCGTTTACCGGGGCGCGGACGGTACCGTCAAGCCCGGTGTTTCGGCTGAGGTGACGGACGAGACAAGCGCTTCCGGCGCCTACAGCCTATCCGTTCAGGATAACAACACGTCGGCGGCTATCGTCGTTTACAGCGACCCCATCGAGGTAACGGCCGGACAGTCCTATAAGCTCGGCCTGAAGACCAAAGGAGCAAGCGGAACGGTCTATGCGGCGGTCCGCTTCTACAAGAAAGCGACGGATAATCCGATCTCGGCCTTTATCGCGAAGCCGCCTTTGATGACGCTCGCCTCTTCGCTGTCCTGGCTGGAGATGAGCCTCGATGCCCCGGCCCCTGCAGATGCAGCGTTTGCCCGGGTGCTGCTCTATACAACATCGGCCGCGAAAGGATCGGCCTCGGTAGACGATGTGGCTTTTTCCGTTAAATCCGATGTGCCGGCCAACCCCATTCCTTTTAAATTAACGAATCTCGGTCCCCAGGTCCATACGATCAACACCCACCGGGCCGCCCTCGGCAAGGATGCCTCTGGCAATCCCGTTGCCTATTCGACGATGGTCGGCATCCCCGCCAAGCTGCTGGTCATCGACGTGAAGACAGAGAAGCTGATCGCCGCGGTTCCGATTGAGGATACGGTTAACGGCACGTCCTATTCCTGCACGTATGTCCGCGGGCTCAGCGTTCAGCCTGACGGCACGGTGTATATGGCGGGGACGCCCAGCAACCTGTTCAAGTATGTTCCCGGCGCCAGCAAGGTGAATTTCGTCAGCAAGGTGACGGGGACACAGGTTTTCGATATGAAGAACGGACCGGAAGGAACCTTGATCGGCGGCACCTACAGCCGCAGCGAAGCTTTTGAATTTAATCTGCTAACGGGCACCAATACCAATCTCGGCCGCATCATGGACAATGAATCCTATGCTTATTCCGTCGCCTACGACGAGCAGCGCAACGATGCCTACTTCGGGATCGGAGCCCATGCCCATCTGATCAAATACGACCGCGACACGCAAACCAAGACGGAAATCCCCATTCCCGAACGTTACCAATCCAGCCAGTTTATTTACGATATGACGGTAGCGGGCGACAAGCTGTTCATGCGTTTCTCGCCGGGCTTGACGGTCGCGATGGACTTGAACACGGGACAATTTGACGAGGTGGACGGGAACGTCACATCCCGGCTGGTTTCCCCGAAAGCCCCTTCGGACAACCGGATTTACTATACGTCGGAGTCGAAGCTGGGCTATTACGATACCTTGACTAAGCAGTATGTGTCTCTTGAAGTGGAAACCCAGGGGGATATGAACGGGTTCGGGTTCGCCCAGCTGAATGACCCGCAGTATCCCGGCGACACCCTGATCGGGGTTACCCGTGAGGGAAGGCTCTTCAAGTACAACCCGACGACGGGTCTTGCCAAAAGCATCCGGCTCGGCATCGAGGGAGTGCCCACGGAGCTGCAAACCGTGGAGGTAGGACCGGACGGCCTGGTGCATACAAGCGGCTACTTGTCGGGCGGAACCGCGATCTTCAACCCTTTTACCGGGGAGACCGAAGAGTTTACGAACGAAACGTTAGGGGACAACCAGAAGCTTCCGGGCTCGCAGACGGACCGCATTTATCATTACGGGGACAAGGTTTATTACGTTAATTACTCCAATATGAATGTATACGAATTCGATCCGGCGAAGCCGTGGAACCGTCTCGACCCGGTGTCCCCGAATCCCCGGCTGCTGTTTACCGCCTCCGATGTAGGCTACCAGGACCGCGGGTTGGCCGGTATTATGATGGAGGATGGGAAGCTTGCGATCGGGACCGTTCCGAAATACGGCCATCTGGGCGGAGCCCTTGCGATCTATGACACGGTGACCGACGAGAGGGAAGTGTACTGGAACATCGTCGACCAGCAGAGCGTCACGGCTGTCACTTACAAGGACGGGCTGATTTACGGCGGCTCCAACATATGGGGAGGACTGGGAGCCGATCCGGTGGCGACGGAAGCGAAGCTGTTTATCTGGGACGTCCAGTCGAAGCAAAAGGTGTTCGAGATGACCCCGGTGCCGGGGGCCAAAGGCATTACGGCTCTGATCGCAGGCCCGGACGGCAACATTTGGGGCTCGGCCGAAGGGTACCTGTTCATCTTCGATCCCGTAACCCGGCAGGTGATCCATACTCAATTGTTAATGCCGCGGAGCTATGCCAGCGCCGTCTGGAGGGATACGCAGTTCGAGATCGGTACGGACGGCAACGTATACGGGGTTCAGGCCAATCAGTTCTTCGTCATCGATGCCGCCACCAAGGAAATGAAAGTCATCCGCAATGTGGGCAAACGAAATTGGCTTTCCCAGGATGCGTACGGGAACTTCTATTTGACGGAAGGGGCCGATCTGCTTAAGCTGACCATCCCCAGTCTGATTCTTCAACCGACGGGAGCGGAGCTTTCTTTGTCCCGTACTACCTTGACTCGAGGCGAGAGCTCGGATCCGGCCATCAGCGCCCTCTTCCCGCAGGGCCGGTCGATCACCCATCTAGAGAAGCGGGCTCCCGTCTATACGAGCAGTCATCCCGACGTGGCGGCCGTGGAGAACGGCAAGCTTGTCGCGTTAAATCCGGGAACAGCGGAGATTTCGGCGGAGGTGGTCCTGGATGGGGTGACGCTTGTCACGAACCGGGTAACCGTGACGGTCAGCGTTACCTTGGATTCTCTGGAAAAGGAGCTGCAAGGGTATCTCGAGAAGGGGGATGTCGCAGCGGAGAGCAGCGAGGTGCTGCGCAATGCTTTGCGCCAGGCCCGCCACTTTGTGGAGAAAGGGCAGCCTGTGCAGGCCCGGCACCAGCTGGAGCTCTTTGCTAAGCAGCTCACGGTCAAGGATAATCAGCACCGGCTGGACGAAACCGCCGCCAGTATTTTGTCGGCAGATGCCGCCGCCCTGTCGGCTTCGTTAGAAATACCGTCCTAG
- a CDS encoding class I adenylate-forming enzyme family protein, whose protein sequence is MIGRYKEHEGRIKGLAPRSLPGLLAERAAKSPEDTAYLFPETEQAYTWSSVWKEVQSLACGLLELPVRKGDRVALLMTGRMEMVLSLYAAGCIGAVAVPLNAYSRKKELRAYLEDARPAVLILGREGHGQHYPALLREMIRESMTDGEDLSWLPSRVYVLGEDPAACAPFRPFAELTAAGRGADTREPFLAACRSVHEDDPLVLLYTSGTTGTPKAVLRSAASFLPPARNKGIAGEWAARVTDRLTRGFPVLNLLPLYHLGGFGTILTNLHTCSIPIVMLRHYHPGRALAQLSACRCRVLIGTPYMIQRMVASPERASYDLRPLLGVVFTSAAVTANVLRKVIEELELSFFLVSYGSSEAGSVSNGACFLPNRSRPLLSILYRLLKAAGLLSGMVKPEAFEGTAGSLAGKIEKGVELRILHPETGRLQPPYEPGEIAVRSHRVMRYAKETGDRPSHTGDGWYRSGDIGYVDGEGNLTISGRLNRLIHRGGEKISPAEIEGVLLGHPEVDEAFVLGLPDELYGEQVCACVVAREGAGLTPDKLRGFAAPQLAAFKLPQTIVFLPELPLSPSGKIAVPEIRAALEGRGEWKKHA, encoded by the coding sequence ATGATTGGTCGTTATAAAGAACATGAGGGGCGGATAAAAGGCCTTGCCCCCCGGAGCCTTCCGGGACTGCTGGCCGAGAGGGCGGCGAAATCACCGGAGGACACCGCTTATCTCTTTCCGGAGACGGAGCAGGCCTATACCTGGTCCTCCGTATGGAAGGAAGTCCAGTCGCTGGCCTGCGGGCTGCTGGAGCTTCCCGTCCGCAAAGGAGACAGGGTAGCTCTCTTGATGACGGGCCGGATGGAGATGGTGCTCTCCCTGTATGCGGCGGGCTGCATCGGAGCCGTCGCCGTGCCGCTCAATGCGTATTCCCGCAAAAAGGAGCTTAGGGCTTACCTGGAGGATGCCCGCCCGGCGGTTCTGATTCTCGGCCGGGAAGGACACGGCCAGCATTATCCGGCCCTGCTGCGGGAGATGATCCGGGAGAGCATGACGGATGGGGAGGACCTTTCCTGGCTGCCTTCCCGGGTCTATGTTCTGGGAGAGGATCCAGCCGCCTGCGCTCCCTTTCGTCCGTTCGCTGAGCTCACCGCCGCCGGAAGAGGGGCAGACACCCGGGAGCCGTTCCTCGCCGCCTGCCGATCGGTACATGAGGACGATCCGCTGGTGCTGCTCTATACCTCCGGAACGACCGGAACACCGAAGGCCGTGCTGCGAAGCGCCGCTTCCTTCCTCCCGCCTGCCCGGAACAAGGGGATAGCGGGAGAATGGGCGGCTCGGGTCACCGACCGTCTGACCCGCGGCTTTCCGGTGCTCAACCTGCTTCCGCTGTACCATCTGGGCGGCTTCGGAACGATTCTCACCAATCTGCATACGTGCAGCATCCCCATCGTGATGCTGCGTCATTATCACCCCGGCCGGGCGCTGGCCCAGCTGTCGGCCTGCCGCTGCCGCGTGCTGATCGGCACGCCGTACATGATCCAGCGGATGGTCGCTTCTCCCGAAAGGGCAAGCTATGACCTCCGTCCTCTGCTCGGGGTGGTCTTCACCTCCGCGGCCGTCACGGCAAACGTACTGCGGAAGGTCATTGAGGAGCTCGAGCTGTCCTTCTTTCTCGTCAGCTACGGCTCCTCTGAGGCCGGGTCCGTTTCGAACGGAGCCTGCTTCCTGCCTAACCGGAGCCGGCCCCTGCTGTCGATCCTGTACCGCCTGCTGAAGGCCGCGGGCCTTCTCAGCGGGATGGTGAAGCCGGAGGCCTTCGAGGGAACGGCCGGCTCCCTGGCGGGCAAGATCGAGAAGGGAGTGGAGCTCCGCATTCTCCATCCGGAGACGGGCCGGCTCCAGCCTCCCTACGAGCCTGGCGAGATCGCCGTCCGCAGCCACCGGGTGATGCGCTACGCGAAGGAAACCGGCGACCGGCCGTCGCATACAGGGGACGGGTGGTACCGGTCCGGGGATATCGGCTATGTGGACGGCGAAGGCAACCTGACGATCTCCGGCCGGCTGAACCGGCTCATTCACCGCGGCGGAGAGAAGATTTCGCCGGCTGAAATCGAGGGCGTCCTGCTCGGCCATCCCGAGGTGGACGAGGCCTTCGTGCTGGGCTTGCCCGACGAGCTGTACGGCGAGCAGGTTTGCGCCTGCGTCGTGGCCCGGGAAGGAGCCGGGCTCACGCCCGACAAGCTGCGGGGCTTCGCGGCGCCGCAGCTCGCCGCCTTCAAGCTTCCGCAAACGATCGTGTTCCTTCCCGAGCTGCCGCTGTCCCCCTCGGGCAAGATCGCGGTGCCCGAAATCCGGGCCGCCTTGGAAGGAAGAGGGGAGTGGAAGAAGCATGCGTAA